The following proteins are encoded in a genomic region of Rattus rattus isolate New Zealand chromosome 2, Rrattus_CSIRO_v1, whole genome shotgun sequence:
- the LOC116893542 gene encoding zinc finger protein 120-like encodes MVLMIDGGAVTYDDVHVIFTWEEWILLDPSQKSLYREVMLETYQNLTAMGYSWGIHHIKECCQSSTRHRRAHTRKKPYDCNQCGKAFTRPSHLQYHKRTHTGEKPYECDQCVRAFCKTTFSPLS; translated from the exons ATGGTGTTGATGATCGATGGG GGTGCAGTGACTTATGATGATGTGCATGTGATCTTCACTTGGGAAGAGTGGATTTTGCTGGATCCTTCCCAGAAGAGTCTCTACAGAGAAGTGATGCTGGAGACCTACCAGAACCTCACCGCTATGG GCTACAGTTGGGGCATCCATCACATTAAAGAATGTTGCCAAAGTTCTACAAGACATAGAAG AGCACATACCAGAAAGAAACCTTATGACTGTAAtcaatgtgggaaagcctttacAAGGCCCAGTCATCTCCaatatcataaaagaacacatactggagagaaaccttatgaatgtgaTCAGTGTGTTAGAGCCTTTTGCAAGACTACGTTCTCTCCACTATCATAA